The genomic DNA AGCAATCCGACAAGAGTCAGGACTGTTACTGCAATAATCAGTATCAATTTCTTTTTAGTCATAATTTTTTTCCTTTCTTATTTGCTGTAATTATTTCCGCTAATTTCAATAGATTAAGAGAGATCGAGAGAGAACATCCTGCCCTGTTAATTCCAGACTTCGTCTGTCAGGTTGAGAGCCACCGGTAGAAATCACATATAGACCTAAAAGGACTGATTCCCGTCCCTGTTCATCAAAAGAGGCAAAGTCATCTGAATTAAGAGTAAAAGAAACAGTCTTTTTCTCTTTCGGCTCCAGTTTAAGTTTTTTAATTTTTCTAAGAGAATGGTGAGGAATGATTCCCGATTCCCCTTCTCTTTTCACATATAACTGAACAACCTCTTTAGCAGTTACAAGTCCTGTATTTTTTACATCAACCCTTACTTCAACCATTACATCCATTGTTTCGTCACAGAGAATCTCATCGTGGGAGAAAATCAGATTGTCGTAAGTGAAAGTACTGTAGCTCAAACCATATCCGAAGGGGTACAGCCCTTCCTTTTCCATGTAACGATATGTTCTGTTTTTCATAGAATAGTCTTCAAAAGGAGGTAGATCATCTATAGACCTCACAAAACTGACGGGGAGACGACCCGAGGGACTTGTCCTGCCAAAAAGAATATTGGCCACTGCCCTTCCCCCCTCAGCACCGGGATACCAGGCCTCCACAATGGCGTCGACATGGTCCTGTGCCCAATGGAGTGCCAGAGAGCCTCCATTGACCAGAACGAGAACCACCGGTTTGCCCAGGGAACAGATCAATTCCAGTAGTTCCTGCTGCTTTCCCGGTAGATCCAGATGAAGCCGGTCCCCCGACGCATCGGAATTGGAGGCATCTCCCTGCTCTCCTTCGATAAGAGGCGAGAGTCCCAGAGCCAGAACAACCACATCGGCTCTTTCTGCCATGCCTTTAGCTTCGGAAAAACACCCGTAAGCATCGGCATAGAGACAGTCTTCCTCCGGGCCGATCATAGGGCAGCCTTCGGAATAATAGATCCTGGTGCCGGGATCAACGGCCTCTTCGATACCCTGGAGAACCGTGACAGTTCGGGCCGGTGTTCCGCTGTAATTTCCCAGAAGCACTTTCGCGTCAGCTGCGTTGGGACCGATGACTGCTATGCTCTGTATTTTCTCTCTATAGAGAGGAAGAGTGTTCGCTCTGTTTTTCAATAGGACGATGGACTCTTCTGCAGCATTGACAGCCAGGTCTCTGTGTTCGATACAGGCCACTCTTTCGAATGGTATCCGGCTGTAGGGATGATTCTGCTCACCATCGAACATACCTAATTTAAACCGTGCTTTCAGTACATGGCGCAGAGCACGGTCTATCGTTTCTTCAGAGATCAGCTTCTGTTCATATGCAGAGCATAGAGAATCAAAAGTATTCCCGCAATTAAGCTCGCAGCCTTTGTTCAGAGCCTCAGCTGCCGATTCGGTAGGACCCTCAGTAATCCCATAATGTTCATGGAGATCCCCCAGAGCACAGCAGTCGGATACCACATGGCCATCAAAATGCCATTCATCCCGGAGGATTTTCTGTAACAGTGTGTGACTCGCACAGGCAGGCTCTCCATTTACCGCATTATAGGCGGCCATAATCCCTTCGGCTTTTGCCTCGACAAGGGAGGCTTTGAAGGCGGGAAGATAGGTTTCATAGAGGTCTTTCCGGGATACCCGGGCATTGAATTTGTGGCGTTTTGCTTCCGGGCCGCTGTGTACGGCAAAATGTTTAGCTGTTGCCACG from Oceanispirochaeta sp. M1 includes the following:
- a CDS encoding glycoside hydrolase family 3 C-terminal domain-containing protein codes for the protein MDDFLFHDKTLSLKERIDNLVSLLTVEEKISQLLHRSPAIEGLGIEEYNWWNEALHGVARAGTATVFPQSIGLAATFNESLVHRIASVISDEGRAKYHESQKQGDRKIYKGLTFWAPNVNIFRDPRWGRGHETYGEDPYLSSRMAVAYVKGIQGNDNNMLKAVATAKHFAVHSGPEAKRHKFNARVSRKDLYETYLPAFKASLVEAKAEGIMAAYNAVNGEPACASHTLLQKILRDEWHFDGHVVSDCCALGDLHEHYGITEGPTESAAEALNKGCELNCGNTFDSLCSAYEQKLISEETIDRALRHVLKARFKLGMFDGEQNHPYSRIPFERVACIEHRDLAVNAAEESIVLLKNRANTLPLYREKIQSIAVIGPNAADAKVLLGNYSGTPARTVTVLQGIEEAVDPGTRIYYSEGCPMIGPEEDCLYADAYGCFSEAKGMAERADVVVLALGLSPLIEGEQGDASNSDASGDRLHLDLPGKQQELLELICSLGKPVVLVLVNGGSLALHWAQDHVDAIVEAWYPGAEGGRAVANILFGRTSPSGRLPVSFVRSIDDLPPFEDYSMKNRTYRYMEKEGLYPFGYGLSYSTFTYDNLIFSHDEILCDETMDVMVEVRVDVKNTGLVTAKEVVQLYVKREGESGIIPHHSLRKIKKLKLEPKEKKTVSFTLNSDDFASFDEQGRESVLLGLYVISTGGSQPDRRSLELTGQDVLSRSLLIY